The following proteins are encoded in a genomic region of Mahella australiensis 50-1 BON:
- the ilvD gene encoding dihydroxy-acid dehydratase produces the protein MRSDNVKKGVEKAPHRSLFYALGFTKEELDRPLIGVVNAKSEIIPGHKHLGIIADAVKAGIRMAGGTPIEVPAIGVCDGISMNHEGMKYSLASRELIADSVETLAMAHGFDGLVLIPNCDKIVPGMLMAAARLDIPAIVMSGGPMLAGRLGDRALDLSSLFEAVGAIKAGTIDERELEELEQYACPGCGSCSGMYTANSMNCLSEAIGMALPGNGTIPAVYAERERLAKYAGMKIMELVERNITPSIIMTMEAFENALAVDMALGCSTNSALHLPAIAHELGMDLNLDIINEISSRVPNLCHLSPAGHHHIEDLYAAGGVPAVMKELTKKGLLHTDAMTVSGTLSDVIACAEVKDYDVIRPIDDPYSATGGIKVLRGNIAPDGAVVKQSAVAPEMLVHTGPARVFDSEDEAIAAIYDKKIQKGDVIIIRYEGPKGGPGMREMLSPTSAVAGMGLDKDVALITDGRFSGATRGASIGHVSPEAAEGGPIAAIREGDIIDIDIPNGKINARLSDDEIKGRLSEWHAPEPRIKKGYLARYAKLVTSGDKGAVLSD, from the coding sequence ATGAGAAGCGATAATGTGAAAAAAGGTGTTGAGAAGGCCCCGCACCGCTCGTTGTTCTATGCGCTCGGATTTACTAAGGAGGAGCTGGATCGCCCGCTGATAGGCGTCGTGAATGCAAAAAGCGAGATAATACCAGGTCATAAGCACCTCGGCATCATAGCCGACGCCGTCAAAGCAGGCATACGCATGGCGGGAGGCACGCCGATAGAGGTGCCTGCAATAGGGGTATGCGACGGCATATCCATGAACCATGAGGGCATGAAATATTCCCTGGCCAGCCGCGAGCTGATAGCCGATTCGGTCGAAACGCTGGCCATGGCCCACGGCTTCGACGGTTTGGTGCTGATACCAAATTGCGATAAGATAGTGCCGGGCATGCTGATGGCCGCCGCCAGGCTGGACATACCGGCTATAGTGATGAGCGGCGGACCCATGCTGGCGGGCCGCCTCGGCGACAGGGCATTGGATTTGAGCAGCCTTTTCGAAGCGGTGGGGGCCATAAAAGCCGGTACTATAGACGAGCGGGAGCTGGAGGAATTGGAACAGTATGCCTGCCCCGGCTGCGGTTCATGCTCGGGCATGTATACGGCCAACTCCATGAATTGCCTGTCCGAGGCCATAGGCATGGCTTTGCCCGGCAACGGCACCATACCGGCCGTATACGCAGAGAGGGAGCGCCTGGCCAAATATGCCGGCATGAAGATAATGGAGCTGGTGGAAAGGAATATAACGCCGAGCATCATCATGACCATGGAGGCCTTTGAAAATGCCCTGGCGGTGGACATGGCACTGGGCTGCTCCACCAATTCGGCATTGCACCTGCCCGCTATAGCTCATGAGCTCGGTATGGACTTAAACCTTGACATAATAAATGAAATAAGCTCGCGAGTGCCCAACCTGTGCCATCTTAGCCCGGCTGGCCATCATCACATAGAGGATTTGTATGCGGCCGGCGGCGTGCCGGCAGTGATGAAGGAGCTGACCAAGAAGGGCCTGCTGCATACCGATGCCATGACGGTATCCGGTACATTGAGCGATGTCATAGCCTGCGCCGAGGTCAAAGACTACGATGTGATACGCCCCATAGACGACCCGTACAGCGCCACTGGCGGCATAAAGGTGCTGCGCGGCAATATAGCGCCCGACGGTGCGGTGGTGAAGCAGTCAGCCGTGGCACCCGAGATGCTGGTGCATACCGGCCCGGCGCGCGTATTCGATTCCGAGGATGAGGCTATAGCGGCCATATATGATAAAAAAATACAAAAAGGCGACGTAATAATAATACGCTACGAAGGCCCAAAAGGCGGTCCCGGCATGCGCGAGATGTTATCCCCTACATCGGCGGTGGCCGGCATGGGATTGGATAAGGACGTGGCGCTTATTACCGATGGGCGTTTCTCAGGCGCCACGCGCGGAGCATCGATAGGCCATGTATCGCCCGAAGCGGCCGAAGGCGGTCCAATAGCCGCCATACGCGAAGGCGATATAATAGACATAGATATACCGAATGGTAAGATAAATGCCCGCCTGAGCGATGACGAGATAAAGGGCAGGCTGTCAGAGTGGCATGCCCCAGAGCCGCGCATAAAGAAGGGGTATCTGGCCCGCTACGCCAAGCTGGTTACATCCGGCGACAAAGGCGCGGTGCTCAGCGACTGA
- the cobC gene encoding alpha-ribazole phosphatase, whose amino-acid sequence MELILIRHGQCRTDDGSAYCGWTDAPLTDEGVRQAYALAKKLAQRRLTAVYCSPLKRAKDTAAPIASVQGLVPIEEEGLKELNFGMWESKNWRQIEREYPEEWLQWSRDWKDFVIPGGESARQMYDRTAHKLDEILECYRDDKDAQIAVVTHQGCIRAMACHVLGLGLDAYWRFKMGPGGMAVIEINEGRFGILSHWE is encoded by the coding sequence ATGGAATTGATACTTATACGCCACGGACAATGCAGGACCGACGACGGTAGCGCTTACTGCGGCTGGACCGATGCGCCGCTGACCGATGAAGGCGTGCGCCAGGCTTATGCCTTGGCCAAAAAGCTGGCCCAGCGCAGGCTGACCGCCGTATACTGCAGCCCGCTCAAGCGCGCTAAAGATACGGCTGCGCCTATAGCATCGGTGCAGGGGCTGGTGCCCATAGAAGAAGAAGGATTGAAGGAGCTCAATTTCGGTATGTGGGAGAGCAAAAACTGGAGGCAGATAGAACGGGAGTATCCCGAGGAATGGCTGCAGTGGAGCCGCGACTGGAAGGACTTCGTCATACCGGGGGGTGAGAGCGCCCGGCAGATGTACGACAGGACCGCGCATAAGCTGGACGAGATACTGGAATGCTATAGAGATGACAAAGATGCGCAGATAGCCGTAGTCACCCATCAAGGCTGTATAAGGGCTATGGCGTGCCATGTATTGGGGCTCGGGCTGGACGCTTACTGGCGCTTTAAGATGGGACCGGGCGGCATGGCGGTCATAGAGATAAACGAGGGCCGATTCGGTATTTTGAGCCACTGGGAATAA
- a CDS encoding DUF3006 domain-containing protein → MKSFIIDRFEGRWAVIEYGDDVFNLPKEVLPEGSKEGDVLDIDIKVDEEATRARKQRIQRMADQLFEEG, encoded by the coding sequence GTGAAATCTTTTATAATAGACCGTTTTGAAGGACGGTGGGCGGTTATAGAATACGGCGACGACGTATTCAACCTCCCAAAAGAGGTGTTGCCCGAAGGCTCAAAAGAAGGCGATGTTTTGGACATAGACATAAAAGTGGATGAAGAGGCCACGCGTGCGCGCAAGCAGCGCATACAGCGCATGGCTGATCAGCTTTTCGAGGAAGGGTAG
- a CDS encoding YitT family protein, with protein MRWDKTNVKKAVYIIIGAFIYAIGINAFLVPQRFLTGGFAGIAMLLYYLVKWPVGVTVFIMNIPLFALSFKYISGRFVIFSLIGMIALSACLSLTEGWAMHLEDPLLASIFGGAIAGLGTGIVLRQRGSLGGTDIISVLINKYFSFDIGTITAILNGIILVAALIASDITVVLYSAASIFVSSQFIDGVQAGLNRRKTAFIVTDHPDEIAARIIEKMHRGVTFLHGEGAYTHQQKKIIYCDVTTMEVARLKEIVKKIDDQAFMTIMDAREVLGQGFSLEDSF; from the coding sequence ATGCGCTGGGATAAGACCAACGTAAAAAAAGCCGTTTATATAATAATAGGGGCATTTATATACGCCATAGGCATAAATGCCTTTTTAGTGCCCCAGCGATTTTTGACAGGGGGCTTCGCCGGTATAGCTATGCTGCTTTATTATCTGGTCAAATGGCCGGTGGGCGTCACTGTATTCATAATGAATATACCTCTATTCGCACTGTCGTTTAAGTATATAAGCGGCAGATTTGTCATATTCAGCCTTATAGGTATGATAGCCTTATCCGCTTGCCTGTCGCTGACCGAGGGATGGGCTATGCATCTGGAAGACCCTCTCCTGGCATCGATATTCGGCGGCGCCATAGCGGGGCTGGGCACAGGCATAGTGCTGCGCCAACGCGGCTCGCTGGGCGGTACCGACATCATATCGGTGCTCATAAACAAATACTTCTCATTCGATATAGGTACCATCACCGCCATACTGAACGGCATCATACTGGTGGCGGCCCTCATAGCCTCCGACATAACGGTAGTGCTGTATTCGGCTGCATCCATATTCGTTTCATCGCAGTTTATAGACGGCGTGCAGGCCGGTTTAAACAGGCGCAAGACCGCCTTCATAGTCACCGACCACCCGGACGAAATAGCCGCGCGCATAATAGAGAAGATGCACCGCGGCGTCACATTTCTGCACGGGGAGGGCGCATATACCCACCAACAAAAGAAGATCATATACTGCGATGTGACCACTATGGAGGTGGCGCGCCTGAAGGAAATAGTCAAAAAGATAGACGACCAGGCCTTCATGACCATAATGGATGCCAGAGAGGTGCTGGGGCAAGGCTTCAGCCTGGAGGATTCGTTTTAA
- a CDS encoding tetratricopeptide repeat protein: MGNIYGFIGFMLQAFFKRSEKLYTWFYKQAVKHHTTNAYALLSYGIIKLNEGDYQTADELFKQVLKKKKLNWTIDKIARVDRALTQWKLGNLDRAIEILEAVCQEYERADSFATLAYFYILKGDYEKAALYNEKALEEEEDHPPALDNYGQMYYRQGDYEKAKEYFQKALDKKPNLPDSLYYMGCIAAEQGRRDEALEYLNKALQSPIRPLNTVTRQQIEDKLKELSEGE; this comes from the coding sequence ATGGGCAATATATACGGATTTATAGGGTTTATGCTGCAAGCGTTCTTTAAGCGCAGCGAGAAACTGTATACGTGGTTTTATAAGCAAGCCGTGAAACACCATACCACAAATGCCTACGCCCTATTATCATACGGCATTATAAAGCTCAATGAAGGCGATTATCAGACAGCCGATGAGCTTTTCAAACAGGTCTTAAAGAAGAAAAAGCTCAATTGGACCATAGACAAAATAGCCCGTGTGGACCGCGCGCTCACACAGTGGAAGCTCGGCAATCTGGACAGGGCCATAGAAATACTGGAGGCGGTATGCCAGGAATACGAGCGGGCCGATAGCTTTGCTACACTGGCATATTTTTATATATTGAAGGGCGACTATGAAAAGGCTGCACTGTATAATGAAAAGGCGCTGGAGGAAGAAGAGGATCACCCGCCGGCGCTGGATAATTACGGCCAGATGTATTACAGGCAGGGCGATTACGAGAAGGCCAAAGAATACTTCCAAAAAGCATTGGACAAGAAACCGAATCTGCCCGATTCGCTGTACTATATGGGCTGCATAGCCGCGGAGCAGGGCCGGCGCGACGAGGCTTTGGAGTACCTTAACAAGGCTTTGCAGTCCCCTATACGCCCTCTCAATACCGTAACCCGCCAACAGATAGAGGATAAGCTCAAAGAACTGAGCGAAGGAGAGTAG
- a CDS encoding DUF951 domain-containing protein: MEASEFQLGDIVQMKKPHPCGGNEWEITRVGVDFKIKCLKCGRTVMLPRWEFEKKTKKKLGHKEEESDG, from the coding sequence ATGGAGGCATCCGAATTCCAATTGGGCGATATCGTGCAGATGAAGAAACCCCATCCATGTGGCGGCAATGAATGGGAGATAACCAGGGTAGGGGTGGACTTCAAAATAAAGTGCTTGAAATGCGGCCGCACGGTCATGCTGCCGCGTTGGGAATTTGAGAAAAAGACAAAGAAAAAGCTCGGGCATAAAGAGGAGGAGAGCGATGGGTAG
- the nagA gene encoding N-acetylglucosamine-6-phosphate deacetylase: MGRTILKGGRIFTGRAFVEGGAVLIDGGRIKAVYDRSDQCETRPGDDVRDIDGMIAAPGFVDIHIHGAMGCDAMDGTYDAIDTIARAIASRGTTSFLVTTMTASIDDTYNAIVAAGRAMKRGTSGAQVLGVHMEGPFINADHKGAQMESLILPPSMDAYRSMTGEYGHIVKRVTLAPEVEGALEISRYLHKNGILVSAGHTGASYDEMRRAYDAGVTHTTHLFNGMNPIHHREPGAPGAALTQDGWTVEVIADTVHLHPAILKMAWLCKGADRCALVTDAIEATLVGDGVYELGGQKVIVKGGQARLEAGNLAGSTLTLDKAVKNIVEAAGIPLADALKMASLTPAGLIGADGRKGCIEQGYDADIVLLDEADLSVNGAMIAGKWH, from the coding sequence ATGGGTAGGACAATACTGAAGGGCGGCCGTATATTCACCGGTCGGGCATTTGTGGAAGGCGGAGCGGTGTTGATAGACGGCGGTCGCATAAAAGCCGTATACGACCGCAGCGACCAATGCGAGACCAGGCCGGGTGACGATGTGAGGGATATAGACGGCATGATAGCCGCGCCGGGGTTTGTGGATATACACATACACGGGGCCATGGGCTGCGACGCTATGGACGGCACATATGATGCCATAGACACCATAGCGCGTGCCATAGCCTCGAGGGGCACCACGTCGTTTCTCGTTACCACAATGACGGCATCGATAGACGATACGTACAATGCGATAGTGGCGGCGGGGCGTGCCATGAAGAGGGGCACATCCGGCGCTCAGGTTCTGGGCGTGCATATGGAAGGCCCGTTTATAAACGCCGATCACAAGGGAGCCCAGATGGAATCGCTCATACTTCCTCCGTCGATGGATGCCTATCGTTCCATGACGGGGGAATACGGGCATATTGTAAAGCGCGTAACGTTGGCGCCTGAAGTGGAAGGGGCTCTCGAGATAAGCCGTTATCTGCATAAGAACGGCATACTGGTATCGGCGGGGCATACCGGCGCGTCATACGACGAGATGCGGCGGGCATATGACGCGGGGGTAACCCACACCACCCACCTTTTTAACGGCATGAATCCGATCCATCACAGGGAGCCCGGCGCGCCCGGCGCGGCATTGACGCAGGACGGTTGGACGGTGGAGGTAATAGCCGATACGGTGCACCTGCATCCGGCCATACTGAAGATGGCGTGGCTGTGCAAGGGGGCCGACCGATGTGCCCTTGTCACCGATGCTATAGAGGCGACGCTGGTGGGCGACGGCGTGTACGAGCTGGGTGGGCAGAAGGTTATCGTAAAGGGCGGTCAGGCCAGATTGGAGGCCGGGAATCTCGCCGGCAGCACGCTGACGCTGGATAAGGCCGTAAAGAACATTGTGGAGGCGGCCGGCATACCGCTGGCCGATGCGCTCAAGATGGCATCGCTGACGCCGGCCGGGCTCATAGGTGCAGACGGCCGCAAGGGGTGCATAGAACAGGGCTATGACGCCGACATCGTGCTTCTGGATGAGGCCGACCTCTCGGTAAATGGTGCCATGATAGCCGGAAAATGGCACTGA
- the corA gene encoding magnesium/cobalt transporter CorA, producing the protein MVRAFIYDKGSGLKETENTDEMIEVFAEQRKIMWVDIDRPSDEEARILDDGFHFHPLAVEDCLHDLQRPKLDNYEGYFFAVMHAVVAADKRVRVRAGEFDMFASQRYVVTFHKDELKFVNATMDVYRKNPALFEKGTDFIVYNLMDALVDEYFPLLDDIDERLNRIEGRIFKKPDQSVLNDLFKLRRGITRIRRMISPQRDIVNLMLRHDFEYMSDESRAYFMDVYDHLMRLFDMADLYHDMISTSMDAYLSSVSNSMNSVMKVLTVITTIMMPLSVITGIYGMNFEYMPELKWRYGYLWAWGLMAASVAAMVIYIRRKHWL; encoded by the coding sequence ATGGTCCGTGCCTTTATATACGACAAAGGGTCGGGATTAAAGGAAACCGAAAATACCGATGAGATGATAGAGGTTTTCGCCGAACAGCGAAAGATCATGTGGGTGGATATTGACCGCCCCAGCGACGAAGAAGCGCGGATATTGGACGATGGATTTCACTTCCATCCACTGGCTGTAGAGGATTGCTTGCATGACCTTCAGCGGCCTAAGCTGGACAATTATGAAGGTTACTTTTTCGCCGTCATGCACGCTGTCGTGGCGGCTGATAAACGCGTGCGGGTCAGGGCAGGCGAGTTCGACATGTTCGCTTCGCAGCGCTATGTTGTCACATTTCATAAAGACGAGCTTAAATTCGTGAACGCGACGATGGATGTTTACAGGAAAAATCCGGCGCTTTTTGAGAAGGGCACCGACTTTATCGTATATAACCTAATGGACGCGCTTGTCGACGAATATTTCCCGCTGCTCGACGATATCGACGAGCGCTTGAACCGCATAGAGGGGCGCATATTCAAAAAGCCGGATCAGAGCGTGCTCAACGACCTGTTCAAGCTGCGCCGCGGCATCACGCGCATCAGGCGTATGATATCGCCGCAGCGCGATATAGTAAACCTTATGCTGAGGCACGACTTCGAGTACATGAGCGATGAGAGCCGCGCATACTTCATGGATGTGTATGACCATCTCATGCGCCTGTTCGATATGGCCGACCTCTATCACGACATGATATCCACCTCTATGGACGCTTACCTGTCCAGCGTATCCAACAGCATGAACAGTGTCATGAAGGTGCTGACTGTCATCACCACCATCATGATGCCGCTGAGCGTCATCACCGGCATATACGGCATGAATTTCGAATATATGCCCGAACTCAAATGGCGTTACGGCTATCTGTGGGCATGGGGGCTAATGGCCGCGTCGGTGGCAGCCATGGTGATATACATACGCCGCAAGCATTGGTTGTGA
- a CDS encoding Gfo/Idh/MocA family protein, translated as MPVKLGIIGYGGMARWHHKNASKIDGVDVIAAYDIDARMVKEAEENGLRGYRALNEFLADKDINTVLVATPNHVHKELAIAAMDAGKNVIVEKPVALSVAELDEMIAASEKNHVLFTVHQNRRWDRDYRIMRKAVEDGLLGDVYTIESRVHGCGGTMYGWRAYKKYGGGMLYDWGVHLIDQILYMMPSKVESVYARLFSIVNPDVDDYFKVLLNFGSGLTAQIEVGTMCLESLPRWFVCGNRGALHIDDFEAKSGSITSLNKLADEVPAEVIDTPSGPTRLFAPRPEDATDHLELPEVNVSWTEFYENVRDVIDGKAELIVKPSEVRYTMSVIEAAFKSHETGQAVKMKY; from the coding sequence ATGCCTGTAAAATTAGGTATAATAGGTTATGGCGGTATGGCCAGGTGGCATCATAAGAACGCATCCAAGATCGACGGCGTCGACGTGATAGCAGCGTATGACATAGATGCCAGGATGGTAAAAGAGGCCGAGGAAAATGGATTGCGCGGCTACCGCGCATTGAATGAATTTCTGGCCGATAAAGATATAAACACCGTGTTGGTGGCCACGCCCAACCATGTGCACAAAGAATTGGCCATAGCGGCCATGGACGCCGGCAAAAACGTTATCGTGGAAAAGCCGGTGGCATTGTCGGTGGCCGAGCTGGATGAGATGATAGCGGCCTCGGAGAAAAATCACGTGCTGTTCACCGTGCATCAGAACAGGCGCTGGGATAGGGATTACCGTATCATGCGCAAGGCTGTCGAGGATGGGCTGCTGGGCGACGTGTACACCATAGAATCCCGGGTGCATGGCTGCGGCGGCACTATGTACGGCTGGCGCGCCTATAAAAAATACGGCGGCGGTATGCTCTATGACTGGGGAGTGCACCTCATCGACCAGATACTTTACATGATGCCTTCTAAGGTGGAGTCGGTATATGCCAGGCTGTTCAGCATAGTCAATCCCGATGTCGACGATTACTTCAAAGTGCTGCTCAATTTCGGCAGCGGCCTGACAGCCCAGATAGAGGTGGGCACCATGTGCCTGGAGTCGCTGCCGCGCTGGTTTGTGTGCGGCAATAGGGGTGCCTTACATATAGACGATTTCGAGGCAAAAAGCGGCAGCATAACCAGCCTGAATAAATTGGCCGACGAGGTGCCGGCGGAGGTAATAGATACGCCGTCGGGGCCCACCCGTCTTTTTGCCCCGCGACCGGAGGATGCTACCGATCATCTTGAGCTGCCCGAGGTAAACGTCTCCTGGACCGAATTCTATGAAAACGTCCGCGATGTTATAGATGGCAAGGCGGAGCTCATAGTCAAACCGTCCGAGGTGCGCTACACTATGTCGGTCATAGAGGCGGCATTTAAATCGCACGAGACAGGCCAAGCGGTCAAGATGAAGTATTGA
- a CDS encoding ADP-ribosylglycohydrolase family protein — translation MDALESRFTGCLIGAAVGDAFGMPLEFLSHDDIKRIYGGPVTDMSPPGPRSPYRHLTKGQYTDDTQMMMALAQAIIEAGFPDPYIIAEKFVEWYHSPGNNRGPGVGCMQACRKLSQGECWDRAGSDSAGNGAAMRVMPVALMYHGDTARIMEFARQQSIITHRDERAIEGAQLIALAVDYLLDGKDPSDLITYLLPYAAMGEIRQQLLKVRALLELKADSEGVFSHMASLGTSGYIVHTMGAALYAFLHSPYDFGQVVVTAANAGDDADTTACIAGALAGACNGFEAIPASWVEALEDHDCIYAMAQRLYSLYMNPYKPVPDMLDYGLKAVFVGFNPGLTSAKEGHYYAYAGNHFWKLLYEAGILPEPLSAKDDRRMLEFGYGMIDIVKYPTRSASEITAQQYQQGRQRLLRALQQYRPRLVCYNGKTIYARLTGAKKVEYGLQPYSAVEGVTDFVAISSSPANAVPYAEKLQCYRQLADIIKKIN, via the coding sequence ATGGACGCTTTGGAGAGCAGGTTTACAGGATGTTTGATAGGGGCTGCGGTAGGCGATGCCTTCGGCATGCCCCTTGAATTTTTGTCGCATGATGACATAAAGCGCATATACGGCGGTCCGGTGACCGATATGTCGCCTCCCGGTCCGCGTTCCCCGTACCGGCATCTGACAAAAGGCCAATACACCGACGATACGCAGATGATGATGGCGCTGGCCCAGGCCATAATAGAGGCCGGATTCCCCGACCCGTATATCATAGCCGAGAAATTTGTAGAATGGTATCATTCCCCGGGAAATAACAGGGGGCCTGGTGTCGGATGCATGCAGGCCTGTCGAAAATTGTCGCAAGGTGAGTGCTGGGATAGGGCAGGATCGGATAGCGCCGGCAATGGGGCCGCCATGCGCGTCATGCCGGTGGCGCTCATGTACCACGGTGATACGGCTCGCATCATGGAATTTGCGCGCCAGCAGAGCATCATAACGCACAGGGATGAGCGCGCAATAGAAGGCGCTCAGCTCATAGCGCTGGCTGTAGATTACCTTCTCGACGGCAAAGACCCTTCCGACCTTATAACGTATCTTCTGCCCTATGCTGCCATGGGGGAAATAAGACAGCAGCTATTGAAGGTGCGGGCATTGCTCGAGCTCAAAGCCGACAGCGAGGGGGTATTCTCACATATGGCCAGCCTCGGCACGTCGGGCTATATAGTGCATACCATGGGGGCTGCTTTGTATGCCTTCCTGCACAGCCCGTATGACTTCGGGCAGGTTGTCGTCACCGCTGCCAACGCCGGGGACGACGCTGATACAACAGCATGCATAGCCGGAGCATTGGCCGGCGCATGCAACGGATTTGAAGCCATACCGGCATCGTGGGTGGAGGCGTTGGAGGACCATGACTGCATATATGCCATGGCGCAGAGGCTCTACAGCCTTTACATGAATCCTTACAAACCGGTGCCCGATATGCTTGACTACGGCCTCAAAGCGGTATTTGTCGGATTCAATCCCGGGCTCACATCCGCTAAAGAGGGCCACTACTACGCCTACGCAGGCAATCACTTCTGGAAGCTCTTATATGAGGCCGGCATACTGCCCGAACCTTTGAGCGCCAAGGACGACAGGCGCATGTTGGAATTCGGCTACGGCATGATAGACATAGTCAAATACCCCACGCGCTCGGCATCCGAAATCACTGCTCAGCAGTACCAGCAGGGCAGGCAGCGTCTGCTCAGGGCGCTGCAACAATACAGGCCCAGGCTCGTGTGTTACAACGGTAAGACCATATACGCCAGGCTCACCGGCGCTAAAAAAGTGGAGTACGGCTTGCAGCCATACAGCGCGGTGGAGGGCGTTACGGACTTCGTGGCCATATCATCCAGCCCGGCCAATGCGGTGCCTTACGCCGAAAAACTGCAGTGCTATAGGCAATTAGCCGATATAATAAAAAAGATAAATTGA
- a CDS encoding 2Fe-2S iron-sulfur cluster-binding protein produces MPKITFMPDNVTVDAPAGKTLLEIAMDNGIEVRHECGGHGMCTTCRCIVQKGRENLSEVNEKEKEKLGAKVLMNYRLSCQTVVNGDATVFVARSTRLD; encoded by the coding sequence ATGCCGAAGATAACATTTATGCCCGATAACGTGACGGTGGATGCGCCGGCGGGCAAAACGCTGCTTGAGATAGCTATGGATAACGGTATAGAGGTGAGGCATGAATGCGGCGGCCATGGCATGTGCACCACGTGCAGATGCATAGTGCAAAAGGGCAGGGAGAACCTGTCAGAAGTCAATGAAAAAGAGAAGGAAAAACTGGGCGCCAAAGTGCTTATGAATTACCGCCTTTCATGCCAGACGGTGGTAAACGGCGACGCTACGGTATTCGTAGCACGTTCTACACGACTGGATTGA
- the serS gene encoding serine--tRNA ligase encodes MLDIKLVRENPDFVKDAIAKKKDKADIDRFLEVDENRRRLLAQAEEMRSRRNDESRRIAEMKRRGEDASELMADMKALSDKIKALDDQIRALDDELEAILLTIPNIPHPSVPVGDSEDDNAEIRRWGQPRAFAFEPKAHWDIGQDLGILDFEAAARVSGARFTFYKGAGARLERALVNLMLDMHTRQHGYVEVFPPFLVHRRSMVGTGQLPKFEDDAFKTVDPEYFLIPTAEVPVTNMYRELILDAKDLPIKHVAYSACFRAEAGAAGRDTRGLIRQHQFNKVELVKFTLPEDSYDELEKLTHDAEEVLQALEIPYRVVAICTADLGFAAAKKYDLEVWMPSYNRYVEISSCSNFEDFQARRAGIRYRPAPKEKPRYVHTLNGSGVAIGRTTAAILENFQNADGTVSIPPALVPYMGTDKISGI; translated from the coding sequence ATGCTGGATATAAAACTGGTCAGAGAAAACCCGGACTTTGTAAAAGACGCCATAGCCAAGAAGAAAGACAAGGCCGATATAGACCGATTCCTCGAGGTGGACGAAAATAGGCGCCGGCTTTTGGCGCAGGCCGAGGAGATGCGCAGCCGCCGCAACGACGAATCCAGACGCATAGCCGAGATGAAACGCCGCGGCGAGGATGCCTCCGAGCTTATGGCCGATATGAAGGCGCTGTCTGATAAGATAAAGGCGCTGGACGACCAGATACGCGCGCTGGACGACGAACTGGAGGCTATACTGCTGACCATACCCAATATACCCCATCCCAGCGTGCCGGTGGGCGACAGCGAGGATGACAATGCCGAGATACGCCGCTGGGGGCAGCCGCGCGCATTTGCCTTTGAGCCAAAGGCGCACTGGGATATAGGGCAGGACCTAGGCATACTGGACTTCGAGGCGGCGGCCAGGGTATCGGGGGCGCGCTTCACCTTCTACAAAGGTGCAGGGGCCAGGCTGGAGCGCGCGCTGGTAAACCTTATGCTGGATATGCACACCCGCCAGCATGGATACGTGGAGGTATTCCCGCCGTTCCTGGTGCACAGGCGCAGCATGGTAGGCACAGGGCAGCTACCCAAATTCGAAGACGATGCCTTCAAGACCGTCGACCCCGAGTACTTCCTCATACCCACGGCAGAGGTACCGGTCACCAATATGTACCGCGAGCTGATACTGGACGCCAAAGATTTGCCTATAAAGCATGTGGCGTACAGCGCTTGCTTCAGGGCCGAGGCAGGGGCGGCCGGGCGCGATACCCGCGGCCTTATACGCCAGCACCAGTTTAACAAGGTGGAGCTGGTAAAATTCACGTTGCCCGAGGACTCATACGATGAGCTGGAGAAGCTGACGCACGACGCCGAGGAGGTGTTGCAGGCCCTCGAGATACCCTACCGCGTGGTGGCCATATGCACGGCCGATCTCGGCTTCGCCGCAGCCAAAAAATACGATCTCGAGGTGTGGATGCCCAGCTATAACCGGTATGTCGAGATATCCTCGTGCAGCAACTTCGAGGACTTTCAGGCCCGCCGCGCCGGCATAAGGTATCGCCCGGCACCTAAAGAAAAGCCGCGCTATGTCCATACGCTGAACGGTTCGGGCGTGGCCATAGGCCGCACCACCGCCGCCATACTCGAGAACTTCCAAAATGCCGACGGCACCGTCAGCATACCACCAGCCCTCGTGCCATACATGGGCACCGACAAAATATCGGGCATATAG